The Flavobacteriales bacterium genome contains the following window.
TGCGTGGATGCGGTGTGCGTGTTCGATGAAGGCACGCCTTTGGAACTGATCGAACTAGTGCGCCCCGATGTGCTGGTGAAGGGCGGCGATTGGAAGCCGGAGCAGATCGTCGGTGGAACAGAGGTGCTCGGTTGGGGCGGTGAAGTGCGCTCCTTGGCGTTCGTTCAGGGCTACTCCACAACCGGACTGGTCGAGAAGATCAAGCATGGCTAAGGTCCGTTCCACGTTCGTGTGCCAGAACTGCGGCACCAACTACGCGCAGTGGTTGGGGCAGTGCTCCAACTGCAAGGAATGGAACACGATCGTGGAGGAAGTGCGCGACCGGTTGGAAGAGAAACGTGCAGTCCCGTCCGGGTTGAAGCAGCGCACACCGAAGCCCGTCGCCATCGACGCGATCCCGCTGGAGGACGGGCCGCGATTGCCGATGGGCGATGCTGAACTGGACCGTGTGCTCGGAGGTGGCATGGTGCCCGGCAGCATTGTTCTGCTCGGAGGTGAGCCCGGCATCGGCAAAAGCACCTTGTTGTTGCAAACAGCCCTGAACGCACCGGGGCTCCGGACGCTTTACGTGAGCGGTGAGGAGAGTGAGCACCAGATCAAGATGCGCGCGGAACGCCTGGCGAAGGGCAAGCTCACGGAGAGCGCGTGCTACGTTCTCACCGAAACCAACACGCAGAACATCTTCAAGCAGGTGGACGAGATGAAGCCCGGCCTGTTGGTCATCGACAGTATACAGACGCTTCACACGGCCGTGCTGGATGCGAGCCCCGGCAGCGTTGGCCAAGTGCGCGAATGCACCGCCGAATTGATGCGGCTCGCGAAAACCACCGGTATACCCGTGGTGCTCATTGGTCACATCACCAAGGAAGGATTGCTCGCGGGCCCGAAAGTGCTGGAGCACATGGTCGATTGCGTGCTGCAGTTCGAGGGCGACCGCGATCACGCATACCGCTTGCTGCGCCCGTTGAAGAACCGCTTCGGCAGCACCAACGAATTGGGCATCTACGAGATGCGGGGCAGTGGTCTCTCCGAAGTGGCCGACCCGAGCCAAGTGTTGTTGGGCCAGCGCGGCGAGCGCCCCAGCGGTGTTGTGGTGTCCGTTACGATGGATGGTGGACGGCCGCTGTTGATCGAAGTGCAGGCCCTGGTGAGCAGTGCGGTCTACGGCACGCCGCAACGCAGCGCAACGGGTTTCGACCTGCGCCGGATGAACATGCTACTGGCCGTGCTGGAAAAGCGCTGTGGTTTCCGGTTGGGGCAGAAGGACGTGTTCCTCAACCTCGCTGGCGGCTTCCGCATCGAAGAACCTGCCATCGACCTGGCCGTTGTGTGCGCCATACTCAGCAGCAACGCCGACCTCAGCGTGCCGATGGATACCTGTTTCGCAGGTGAAGTGGGTCTTACCGGCGAGATCCGCCCTGTGACGCGCACCGAGCAGCGCGTTGCTGAAGCACGCAAGCTCGGCTTCGCGCGGATCTTCATACCCAAGGGTTCCGGAGCCATACCGGCCAAAGGCATCGAAGTGGTACAGGTCGAGCGCGTAGGAGAGGTTTTGGCACATCTGTTCGGCTGAACCATGCGCAACAACTTCGGGCTGCTGCGCGTGTTGTTCGCAAGCGCGGTGCTGATCACGCATGCCCATGTGCTTTCCGGCGATCCGGGCGGTGACCTGCTCCAACGGGCGACGGACAACCAAGCTGCCTTCTCCTGGCTGGCGGTGCGCGCTTTCTTCGTCATCAGCGGTTTCTTGGTGTACAAGAGCTTTGAGCGCTCGTCCGATGTTGTTGATTTTCTGCGGCGCCGTTTCCGCCGGGTATGGCCTGCGCTGATCGCATTGGTCCTGGTAACGGTCTTCGTCATCGGTCCGATCTTCACCTACCACAACGCAACGCATTATTTCGGCAAGGGCGCGACCTGGCGTTATGCGGCCATGCCCATCACCATTGTGCTGGGACAAGTCCCGTACGATCTTCCCGGGGTATTCGACAAGGTGCCGCATCCCGGCATCGTCAATGGATCGTTATGGACCATCGCGTACGAGGTTCTGTTCTACCTGGCCACTGCGGCACTGTTCGTCCTGAAGCGGTGGTCAACCGCCTTGCGGGCAACCGTGCTGATCGTGTTCCTTGCGTGCATGGTGGTCCGTATGTCAGTGGACGGTGGGATCCTGCAGTTGAGCGGCGGCCTTCCTTTCATGGCCTTCACCTGGTGGAGCATCGTGGACATGGGCGTGTTCTATTCCGCCGGGTGCGTGATGGCTTCAGGGCCGGTCCTGGCGCACGCTTCAATGAAGTCCTTGCTCGGCCTTGCGCTGGTGTTCTTGGTGCTCACGATCTGGTTGAAGGTGTATCCGCTTGCTGAAGGTGTCCTACTGCCGCTGTTGGTGATCAGTGCGGCCTATGCGCCCATTAGGTCCGGCGTTCGGTCCGGTCCGGTCGACATTTCCTACGGCACTTACCTCTGGGGCTACCCCATACAACAGATGTTGATGACCGCCCATGCCTGGACACCGCTTGAACTCGCAGCCCTGTCGGTTCCGCTCGCCTGGGCGGCCGGCTGGCTGTCGTGGCGGATGGTAGAACGGCATTTCCTGGTTGATCACCGATTGGAACCTGTTCGGGTAGATTCGCCGCAGCCATGAGCGATGTGAGGCATGCGGTCTCCGGGAAATGGGGGTGGTTGCTGGCGGTGACAGTGATCTTCATCGTCTCCTACTTCCCGCTTTTCATGCATCTGGACAAGTTGCCACTGAGAATGTGGGATGAACCGCGCCAAGCCATTGGTGCATACGAAATGCTGCACAATGGGAACTGGTTGGTGAACCACTACCAAGGCGCCCCGGACATGTGGAGCACCAAGCCCCCCTTGCTGCTCTGGGTCCAGGCACTCTTCATGGCCTTACTGGGCACAGGCGAACTGGCTGCACGATTGCCGTCAGCTATTGCGGGCCTAGGAACATGTTTGCTCTTGCTGCGGTTCACGCATCGCGCAATGGGTAGTCCATGGCCGGGGGTGGTTGCTGCCATCACGCTCATCACCGCGCAAGGCTATGTCAATCGTCATGTGACCCGAAGCGGTGATTACGATTCGCTGCTCGTTCTGTTCATGTTCTGGGCCGCATATCAAGCATTCGAGTACGCTCGTAGCGGAGAGCGCCGCCACATGCTGTTGCTGTTCCTCGCCCTGACCTTGGGCATGCTCACCAAGAGCGTGCAAGCTTTGATGATGACCCCGGCCATCGGGTTGTGGTGGCTCTTCACCGGCCGATTGAAAGGGGCGCTTTCCGATCGTTGGCTATGGGCAGGGCTTTTGGGTTTCTTGCTGGTCGTCGGCGGTTTCTACGGGGCTCGGGAGGCGGTCAACCCTGGCTACTTGCAGGCGGTGTGGGACAATGAGTGGGGCGGTCGGTATGGCGCCACGCTCGAAGGACATCTCCATGATGGCCACTATTACTTCCAGATCCTGAGCACGCATCAGTTCCAACATGGTTATATGCTTGCCATTGCCGGCGCTTTGGTCGGACTTGGGAGCCGTGACCCGCAGCTGAAACGACTTACGGGCTTCGCCGTTTTGTTCGCGGTGCAGTATCTGGTGGTGATCAGCAATGCAGGAACCAAGACGGAATGGTACATCGCTCCGGCATATCCTTTCCTATGCTTACTGGCCATGGTCGTGTTCTGGCTGTTCGTTCGGTGGTGCGCTGCTAGCGCTTGGCTGAACGACCAAATGCACACGTATGTCATGCCGGTCGTCCTTGCGGTGGTCTTGTTCTTCAAGCCGTACACTGATGTGATAGCCCAGACCTATTTCCCCAAAGAGTGGCCCTGGGACGTTGACTACTACGCGTTGCCGCACTACATGCAGGAGTGCGCCAAGGGAAAGCGCGAGACCGCGGCGAACGTCCTGTGTTGGGACGACTACAATGGCCACATCATGTTGTACGTGTACATGCTGAACGACCGCGGTCACGCCATCGAAAGCATAAGCAAGCACGATCTGCAGCGGGGTATGCGCCCTGTGGCAGCCGAGTGGCACGTGAAGCAGTTCATCGAAGAGCACTACGTGACACTGACCTTGGAAGAGAGCGGGCCCGTGAAGGTGTATGCCATCGCCGGGACCAAGCCCGGAGCCGGCCACCAGGTCGCTTTAGAGGCTGGTCACAACAAGCCCCCATCAACGGGGACCCGCTGAAAACGACGGGACAAGTCCAACTGCCGCAACGGCTTGCGGCGGCACCTTGCAACCCGTGGAGCGGGCCCGGCGTAGCAAGCCGCCGCCCTGCGGCCTCCGGATGATCTTCAACTCCATCCAGTTCCTGGTCTTCTTCGTCCTGGTGACAACACTGTACTACGTGTTGCCCTACCGGTACCGCTGGCCCATGCTCTTGGCGGCCAGTTGCTGGTTCTACATGGCCTTCGTGCCGGTGTACATCCTCATCCTGGCCTTCACCATCGTGGTGGACTATGGCGCTGGCATCCTCATCGAGGGCAGTACGGGCCGTACGCGCAAACGATGGCTCACGGCCAGCATCATCGCCAACGTGGGCGTGCTGGCCATCTTCAAATACTACGGTTTCCTCACGGACAACTGGGAGGCGTTGGTGCACAGCTTCGGGTACGCGGATTACAGCGTGCCCGACCTGGGCATCATTCTCCCGATCGGACTTTCATTCCACACGTTCCAGAGCCTGAGCTACACCATTGAAGTGTACCGGGGCAACCAGAAGGCCGAGCGGCACCTGGGCATCTTCTCGCTCTACGTGATGTTCTATCCGCAGCTGGTGGCTGGCCCCATTGAACGGCCGGACAACCTACTGCGGCAGCTGCACCTGAAGTTCGACTTCGACCCCAAGGTGGTGGCCAGCGGTATGAAGCTCATGGCCTGGGGCTTCTTCAAGAAGCTCGTCATCGCCGATCGTGTGAGCGCCATGGTGAACCATGTGTACGACAGCCCGCAGGCGCACGAAGGCCCGGCCCTTTTGCTGGCAACGCTGCTGTTCAGCATCCAGATCTATTGCGACTTCAGCGGATACAGCGACATCGCACTGGGCGCGGCGCGCACGTTGGGCATCGACTTGATGCGGAACTTCCGCACACCGTACTACAGCACCAACATCAGCGAGTTCTGGCGGCGCTGGCACATCAGCCTCAGCAGTTGGTTCCGCGATTACGTGTACATCAGCCTCGGTGGCAACCGCGTGGTGAAGTGGCGCTGGTACTACAACCTCATCATCACCTTCCTGCTCAGCGGCCTCTGGCACGGCGCCAACTGGACGTACATCGTTTGGGGCGGATTGCACGGCTTCTATCTCGTGTTCGCCGTGGTGACAGCGGACATGCGCGGCAAGCTGGGCGCGGCCTTGGGCTTGGGGAAATTGCCATGGCTGAACATGGCGATCCAAACCGCAACGACGTTCTGCTTGGTTGCCTTCGCGTGGATCTTCTTCCGTGCGGACACCGTTTCCAACGCATGGTATATCGCGACGCACCTCTTCACGGGGCTGGGCGGCTTCTTCACGGGTGATGCCCTCACGTTCTGGGCGCCGCTGGTCGGATCATCGGCCAATGAGATGTACGTCGCTTTGTTGGGCATCGCCATCATGGAACTGGTGCAGCAACTGCACAACCGCCGCGCGATGACGTTGCGCATGGCCGAGTGGTCGG
Protein-coding sequences here:
- the radA gene encoding DNA repair protein RadA; translated protein: MAKVRSTFVCQNCGTNYAQWLGQCSNCKEWNTIVEEVRDRLEEKRAVPSGLKQRTPKPVAIDAIPLEDGPRLPMGDAELDRVLGGGMVPGSIVLLGGEPGIGKSTLLLQTALNAPGLRTLYVSGEESEHQIKMRAERLAKGKLTESACYVLTETNTQNIFKQVDEMKPGLLVIDSIQTLHTAVLDASPGSVGQVRECTAELMRLAKTTGIPVVLIGHITKEGLLAGPKVLEHMVDCVLQFEGDRDHAYRLLRPLKNRFGSTNELGIYEMRGSGLSEVADPSQVLLGQRGERPSGVVVSVTMDGGRPLLIEVQALVSSAVYGTPQRSATGFDLRRMNMLLAVLEKRCGFRLGQKDVFLNLAGGFRIEEPAIDLAVVCAILSSNADLSVPMDTCFAGEVGLTGEIRPVTRTEQRVAEARKLGFARIFIPKGSGAIPAKGIEVVQVERVGEVLAHLFG
- a CDS encoding acyltransferase, which encodes MRNNFGLLRVLFASAVLITHAHVLSGDPGGDLLQRATDNQAAFSWLAVRAFFVISGFLVYKSFERSSDVVDFLRRRFRRVWPALIALVLVTVFVIGPIFTYHNATHYFGKGATWRYAAMPITIVLGQVPYDLPGVFDKVPHPGIVNGSLWTIAYEVLFYLATAALFVLKRWSTALRATVLIVFLACMVVRMSVDGGILQLSGGLPFMAFTWWSIVDMGVFYSAGCVMASGPVLAHASMKSLLGLALVFLVLTIWLKVYPLAEGVLLPLLVISAAYAPIRSGVRSGPVDISYGTYLWGYPIQQMLMTAHAWTPLELAALSVPLAWAAGWLSWRMVERHFLVDHRLEPVRVDSPQP
- a CDS encoding glycosyltransferase family 39 protein, which translates into the protein MSDVRHAVSGKWGWLLAVTVIFIVSYFPLFMHLDKLPLRMWDEPRQAIGAYEMLHNGNWLVNHYQGAPDMWSTKPPLLLWVQALFMALLGTGELAARLPSAIAGLGTCLLLLRFTHRAMGSPWPGVVAAITLITAQGYVNRHVTRSGDYDSLLVLFMFWAAYQAFEYARSGERRHMLLLFLALTLGMLTKSVQALMMTPAIGLWWLFTGRLKGALSDRWLWAGLLGFLLVVGGFYGAREAVNPGYLQAVWDNEWGGRYGATLEGHLHDGHYYFQILSTHQFQHGYMLAIAGALVGLGSRDPQLKRLTGFAVLFAVQYLVVISNAGTKTEWYIAPAYPFLCLLAMVVFWLFVRWCAASAWLNDQMHTYVMPVVLAVVLFFKPYTDVIAQTYFPKEWPWDVDYYALPHYMQECAKGKRETAANVLCWDDYNGHIMLYVYMLNDRGHAIESISKHDLQRGMRPVAAEWHVKQFIEEHYVTLTLEESGPVKVYAIAGTKPGAGHQVALEAGHNKPPSTGTR
- a CDS encoding MBOAT family protein; translation: MIFNSIQFLVFFVLVTTLYYVLPYRYRWPMLLAASCWFYMAFVPVYILILAFTIVVDYGAGILIEGSTGRTRKRWLTASIIANVGVLAIFKYYGFLTDNWEALVHSFGYADYSVPDLGIILPIGLSFHTFQSLSYTIEVYRGNQKAERHLGIFSLYVMFYPQLVAGPIERPDNLLRQLHLKFDFDPKVVASGMKLMAWGFFKKLVIADRVSAMVNHVYDSPQAHEGPALLLATLLFSIQIYCDFSGYSDIALGAARTLGIDLMRNFRTPYYSTNISEFWRRWHISLSSWFRDYVYISLGGNRVVKWRWYYNLIITFLLSGLWHGANWTYIVWGGLHGFYLVFAVVTADMRGKLGAALGLGKLPWLNMAIQTATTFCLVAFAWIFFRADTVSNAWYIATHLFTGLGGFFTGDALTFWAPLVGSSANEMYVALLGIAIMELVQQLHNRRAMTLRMAEWSAVKRYAIYMGLIAFCVFLGSYYHTAQFIYFQF